A genomic stretch from Bifidobacterium sp. ESL0769 includes:
- a CDS encoding BspA family leucine-rich repeat surface protein: protein MSSGASNDPVGPSTQTTSSQAATSQTASATSASVSSTIQTSASSASSATTSSISASSTVTTTAPSASASTTSAGTAQASNGQTGNVAADQTQNTVNAQASNQPAQPSHTNQTQNSNQTINTKEGKRAKGKNTTHTNSTGLTHTNAAGTSITKPRTLSTFARKDFADAPKTLGNFLQRLKQPSRHSINKRQAKSAGSTGFQSSTARTLRIATATLPVGPGPVGGRAVSPLARSGSSVGVQDDPDMVVGPQGYGQISVSSWSVGANGVVTASGVASDYYGQAIFPHIRVCPVGVSPGTSGTNNVPSQCSDSEMMTEGHVGGATGDNIHWSGVYTSFGGHGPNGSDFVNDAGYYNFYAYTQTWGDSHTSDMVNFESYYYYVGARRVTYAYVSINANGGSAAYPSSLSTDTTDGSGSFDLTASTRLSANKPGCVFTGWATTSSGSGSTWSPGSGTAYVPQHDTRSVTLYAQWRAVPAATVNAPSVSVSAPQSSSPTVSVSVSTSGLGGYSGSTVLSTAYGSRSCSSPSSCWVSGWPVSTFQPTMGATYSLSVSVTVQDPYTGHGVSVTTSWASGASGTGTLPWMSVSYDKNGATGSAPASSSALVDAASGKAYFTLPDGTGMTAPARKFFHNWTTAPDGTGSAFPSGAQAVPTSAGTTTDAHTTVTLYAVWGDPPAPTGVSAWYSHADSRIYLDVTGLDPNATGWVIQVKPTGTEYWEYTQSLPTRGRSYCSTLSYFTVGATWQARAQALYGDGISSVWSDTSSGVLPYMDVTLLPGGQQPGDTAVAHAKGLVDQTERKGYVTVPEGVGATPAGTVFQSIGGWTTRADGSGVAYNSGDIAIPTNVGTANGNAVLLTLYARWQMSTSAPARGRACTSVSGWQQWGTSAGAIAGVGDTAHPQDTGAVCWAIEGSTLRLTGGTGPLDFSYSNSRIPWWGRRASIAHVSIEGDLTLISRSTNYGAFQGMTALTSLDNGNHAIHLAKQAGGRMFSDDTSLAGLDLSNWRTDTATSLSQMFYNCDKLGELKGISGWQTGQVTELDYMFYENKRLTMLDLSRWDTSNVERMDSVFLWCDRLVDLDISGWDTSGVYQADYSNLASMLPNNLKRLRLGPKTILFNRYIVGQSGNPFMGFDSTHTWHQWDWPAGHHPIDNGAVTDPTGTATAGTLDALEARAASATPAGTYIRDDVNPTWTDLKYDLNGATGDTSLPTAVSTTDSAGLAIDTTFADGSYTIPDDAATHITANKIHSLFQGWRYDTSGVASGTPVVSNHTITAPKGTGGVATVDASWNALEGEASATVGKVSVATNTADKGTVTVNVAAVLPVSSGNLKACVKPGNQTDDYASNQCQSVASSASGQQIASVPAFTLPGSLAANQSTTFPAPGSAYTMAAMYTVKDPATDNDVDSEATEAGGGITAGVLPYVRTLFDVDAAHGGQGTPPANMLALVDSTSGKAWPTLPLPTATMTPDHAAFRGWATSKGATGPDTGMGDPANRAITVNQHDDDTETDLSLYAVWRRPATPVVDSVERHVDNTVTLSGTVVPQSDTDTMLVRLAALDGQEGPALGVPFLAAISPTDASSGATLPYDGAAAHPWTLTMQATDLPQGGRYQVVAVLNMGEDGAWHGVTTPRVVTSPDPDPVPAVHLQEPYAHALPLTGGQRTMLIIALALLGVFLIGMSQLARNRRRWHHQ, encoded by the coding sequence ATGTCTTCTGGAGCGTCCAATGACCCGGTGGGGCCGTCCACCCAGACGACATCGAGCCAGGCCGCGACTAGTCAGACCGCATCGGCCACTTCCGCCTCTGTGTCTTCCACGATTCAGACTTCTGCGTCTTCGGCGTCTTCCGCCACCACTTCTTCGATCTCCGCTTCCTCGACCGTCACCACGACGGCACCTTCCGCTTCTGCTAGCACTACCTCCGCTGGCACCGCCCAGGCCAGCAACGGTCAAACCGGCAACGTCGCCGCTGATCAAACCCAAAACACTGTCAATGCACAGGCATCCAACCAGCCTGCGCAACCATCGCACACAAACCAAACCCAAAACTCCAACCAAACCATCAATACCAAAGAAGGCAAGCGCGCCAAAGGCAAAAACACCACTCATACCAACTCTACCGGCCTCACCCACACCAACGCCGCCGGCACTTCCATAACCAAACCCAGAACCCTAAGCACCTTCGCAAGAAAAGATTTTGCCGATGCTCCCAAGACCCTCGGCAACTTCCTCCAACGCCTGAAACAACCGAGCCGCCACAGCATCAACAAGCGCCAAGCCAAGTCGGCCGGTAGCACAGGTTTCCAGTCATCGACGGCCAGAACCCTGCGAATCGCCACGGCGACCCTGCCAGTCGGCCCTGGTCCCGTCGGAGGTAGAGCCGTTTCTCCGCTGGCGCGAAGCGGCTCGTCGGTGGGTGTGCAAGACGACCCGGACATGGTGGTTGGCCCGCAGGGTTATGGGCAAATCAGTGTCTCTTCGTGGAGTGTAGGGGCGAATGGAGTAGTGACGGCTTCGGGCGTCGCTTCGGATTATTACGGCCAGGCCATCTTTCCGCATATCCGCGTCTGCCCCGTGGGTGTGAGTCCCGGTACCTCGGGTACGAACAATGTTCCCTCCCAATGCTCGGATTCGGAAATGATGACGGAGGGGCATGTCGGCGGAGCAACGGGTGACAACATCCACTGGTCGGGCGTGTATACAAGTTTCGGCGGCCATGGTCCGAACGGTTCAGACTTCGTGAATGATGCCGGTTACTATAACTTCTATGCATACACGCAGACCTGGGGCGATAGTCATACGAGCGATATGGTCAATTTCGAGTCGTACTACTATTATGTGGGCGCACGCAGGGTGACCTATGCGTATGTGTCAATCAATGCCAACGGTGGTTCGGCGGCTTACCCGTCGAGTCTGTCGACGGACACGACCGATGGAAGTGGCTCGTTCGACCTGACCGCCTCAACGCGCCTTTCAGCCAACAAACCGGGCTGTGTGTTCACCGGTTGGGCCACCACGTCCAGCGGCTCCGGCTCCACATGGAGCCCCGGATCTGGCACTGCCTACGTACCCCAGCATGACACCAGGAGCGTGACCCTCTACGCCCAATGGCGAGCCGTGCCCGCCGCAACAGTGAACGCGCCGTCAGTCAGTGTGAGCGCGCCGCAATCGTCCTCGCCAACGGTGTCGGTGAGCGTATCAACGTCTGGGTTGGGCGGCTACTCCGGGTCGACTGTGCTGTCGACCGCCTACGGGTCGCGATCCTGCTCTAGTCCCTCCTCCTGCTGGGTATCGGGCTGGCCGGTGTCCACATTCCAGCCGACGATGGGCGCCACATACTCGCTGAGCGTTTCCGTGACCGTCCAAGACCCGTACACCGGCCACGGCGTGTCAGTCACCACCTCGTGGGCTTCTGGCGCGTCCGGCACGGGCACACTGCCCTGGATGAGCGTGAGCTACGACAAAAACGGGGCCACCGGTTCAGCGCCCGCTAGCTCGTCCGCGCTGGTCGACGCCGCGAGCGGCAAGGCCTACTTCACTCTGCCCGACGGCACGGGCATGACAGCGCCCGCCCGCAAGTTCTTTCATAATTGGACCACCGCACCGGACGGCACCGGCAGCGCGTTCCCGTCCGGTGCGCAGGCCGTCCCCACCTCCGCCGGCACGACCACGGACGCCCACACCACCGTCACCCTGTACGCGGTGTGGGGCGACCCGCCCGCGCCGACCGGCGTGTCCGCCTGGTACAGCCATGCGGACAGCCGAATCTACCTGGACGTGACCGGCTTGGATCCGAACGCCACCGGCTGGGTCATACAGGTCAAGCCCACCGGCACCGAATACTGGGAGTACACGCAGTCCCTGCCCACGCGCGGACGGTCTTACTGCTCCACGCTCTCTTACTTCACGGTGGGCGCCACGTGGCAGGCGCGGGCCCAGGCACTATACGGGGATGGAATATCGAGCGTGTGGAGCGACACGTCGTCGGGCGTCCTGCCCTACATGGACGTCACTCTTCTGCCAGGCGGCCAGCAGCCCGGCGACACTGCTGTCGCCCACGCCAAGGGTCTGGTCGACCAGACCGAACGCAAGGGGTATGTGACCGTGCCCGAGGGCGTGGGCGCGACGCCTGCGGGCACGGTGTTCCAATCCATAGGCGGGTGGACGACCCGTGCGGACGGATCCGGCGTCGCCTACAATTCTGGCGATATCGCCATCCCCACCAACGTGGGCACGGCAAACGGCAACGCAGTCCTGCTGACCCTGTACGCGCGGTGGCAGATGAGCACGTCGGCGCCCGCGCGCGGGCGGGCGTGCACGAGCGTGTCCGGCTGGCAGCAGTGGGGCACATCGGCCGGGGCAATAGCGGGTGTGGGAGACACGGCCCACCCGCAGGATACGGGCGCAGTGTGCTGGGCCATCGAGGGCTCGACCTTGCGACTGACCGGCGGCACCGGGCCCCTCGACTTTAGCTATAGCAACAGCAGAATCCCCTGGTGGGGGCGTCGTGCCTCCATCGCCCACGTCAGCATCGAGGGCGACCTCACCCTCATCAGCCGGAGCACCAACTATGGCGCCTTCCAGGGCATGACGGCCCTGACCTCGCTCGACAACGGCAACCATGCCATCCACCTTGCCAAGCAAGCCGGTGGAAGGATGTTCAGCGATGACACGTCCCTGGCCGGCCTCGACCTGTCCAATTGGAGGACCGACACCGCCACCAGCTTGTCGCAGATGTTCTACAACTGCGACAAGCTGGGCGAGCTGAAAGGCATAAGCGGCTGGCAGACCGGCCAGGTCACCGAACTCGACTACATGTTCTACGAAAACAAGCGCCTCACCATGCTAGACCTCTCCCGGTGGGACACCAGCAACGTCGAACGCATGGATAGTGTTTTCTTGTGGTGTGACCGCCTCGTGGACCTCGACATCAGCGGCTGGGACACCAGCGGCGTCTACCAGGCCGACTACTCGAACTTGGCCAGCATGCTTCCCAACAACCTCAAACGCCTCCGGCTGGGCCCCAAGACCATCCTTTTCAACCGTTACATCGTCGGTCAGAGCGGCAACCCCTTCATGGGCTTCGACAGCACCCACACCTGGCACCAATGGGACTGGCCGGCGGGCCACCACCCCATCGACAACGGTGCCGTCACCGACCCCACGGGCACGGCCACCGCCGGCACCCTCGACGCCCTCGAGGCACGAGCCGCCTCAGCCACCCCGGCCGGCACCTACATCCGTGACGACGTCAACCCCACCTGGACCGACCTCAAATACGACTTGAACGGCGCCACCGGAGACACCAGCCTGCCCACCGCCGTCAGCACCACCGATAGCGCTGGCCTCGCCATCGATACCACCTTCGCCGACGGGTCGTACACCATTCCCGATGATGCCGCCACCCACATCACCGCCAACAAGATTCACAGCCTGTTCCAAGGCTGGAGATACGACACCAGCGGCGTCGCCAGTGGCACGCCCGTGGTCAGCAACCACACAATCACCGCGCCCAAGGGGACCGGCGGTGTCGCCACCGTCGACGCGTCTTGGAACGCGTTGGAGGGCGAGGCCTCGGCTACGGTCGGCAAGGTGAGTGTGGCCACGAACACCGCCGACAAGGGCACAGTGACGGTGAATGTGGCCGCGGTCCTTCCTGTGAGTAGTGGCAATCTCAAGGCTTGCGTGAAACCCGGCAACCAGACCGACGACTATGCCAGCAACCAATGCCAGAGCGTGGCGAGCAGTGCCAGCGGCCAACAGATCGCGAGTGTGCCTGCGTTCACACTGCCCGGATCACTCGCGGCCAACCAATCCACGACCTTCCCTGCACCTGGCTCGGCCTACACGATGGCGGCCATGTACACGGTCAAAGACCCTGCGACCGACAACGATGTCGATAGTGAGGCGACCGAGGCCGGCGGCGGCATCACCGCAGGCGTCCTGCCCTACGTGAGAACGCTGTTCGATGTGGACGCGGCGCACGGCGGGCAAGGCACACCTCCGGCAAATATGCTGGCCCTGGTGGATTCGACGTCGGGCAAGGCGTGGCCCACGCTGCCCCTGCCCACCGCCACAATGACTCCCGACCACGCGGCTTTCAGGGGCTGGGCCACCAGTAAAGGAGCCACAGGCCCCGACACGGGTATGGGCGACCCCGCCAACCGCGCCATCACGGTCAACCAGCACGACGACGACACCGAAACCGATCTCAGCCTCTACGCGGTGTGGAGGAGACCCGCTACGCCCGTAGTGGACTCCGTGGAGCGTCATGTGGACAATACCGTCACGCTGAGTGGCACTGTCGTTCCACAGAGCGACACGGACACGATGCTGGTCCGTCTCGCCGCCTTGGACGGGCAAGAAGGTCCGGCGCTCGGCGTCCCGTTCCTGGCCGCCATTAGCCCGACGGATGCATCATCGGGCGCGACCCTGCCCTACGACGGGGCCGCTGCCCACCCGTGGACGCTTACCATGCAGGCCACAGACCTACCCCAGGGCGGCCGCTACCAGGTGGTGGCCGTGCTCAATATGGGCGAGGACGGCGCCTGGCACGGAGTGACCACGCCTCGCGTGGTCACCAGTCCAGATCCGGATCCCGTGCCCGCAGTTCACTTGCAGGAGCCCTACGCGCACGCACTTCCCCTCACCGGCGGGCAACGCACCATGCTCATCATCGCCCTCGCCCTGCTGGGAGTATTCCTCATCGGCATGAGCCAGCTCGCCCGCAACCGCAGACGCTGGCACCACCAATAG